The following coding sequences are from one Humulus lupulus chromosome X, drHumLupu1.1, whole genome shotgun sequence window:
- the LOC133807151 gene encoding uncharacterized protein LOC133807151: MSDTEISRAKFCPEKCFDPFNSSSSKLVHFSFRVFSAKEVIEFIQVLMVVYKGSECGKLEVGSSNSKPYEGVAWPKLLSNMQSIVMTLNFNFDSLFKICGFRQYKITTICIEILNDIQVE, encoded by the exons ATGTCTGATACAGAGATTAGTAGAGCAAAATTTTGTCCGGAAAAATGTTTTGATCCAttcaacagcagcagcagcaaatTGGTCCACTTTTCTTTCAGAGTGTTCAGTGCCAAAGAAGTGATCGAGTTCATTCAAGTGTTGATGGTGGTATACAAAGGTTCCGAGTGTGGAAAGCTGGAAGTGG GATCATCAAATTCAAAGCCATATGAAGGGGTTGCATGGCCGAAATTATTATCTAATATGCAGAGCATTGTAATGACTTTAAATTTCAATTTTGATTCACTTTTTAAAATTTGTGGTTTTAGGCAATATAAGATTACTACGATTTGCATTGAGATTTTGAACGATATACAAGTtgaataa